One Stratiformator vulcanicus genomic window, AACATGAAACCGAAGAGATTCGCCCCGATTTAGTTCCTCAAGTCATTCGAGCCATCGAATCACATCGGCATAACTGCCCGCCGCGTCCCGGCCACGAAAGTGAATTCATCGAACAGCTCGAAGTCGCGGCCAATCTTGCGTTGGCGAATGGCCGCCCGATAATCTTTGTGATGTAACGGTTGTGAGTGCTTCGTATCAGCACGAAGTTTTGGCAATCGAAGCTTTTGAGGCCACCTAACTCCCTGCGAGCCATAGCCCGGAAGATAGTTCAACAAGCCGTGGGTCCTGAGACCCGCGGATCGATCGCGGGGCGAATCCGGAACGAGTTTGAGAAAGTGGGTGGGATTGCTGGGGACAGCCTCGAAGAGCCGCCCAAGCGACCGCGGGGTAATTGTTGCAGTATTAATTTACTTGCCGTAAGAGGCGATCCACTGGGGGAAGGCGAAAGCGCCTGTCCCCAGCCACCCGTTGGATTCCGGCCACTATCTGTTTCGCAAGCGTGAGCTGAATACTCCGGCAGCTGCGCCGCACGGACGGTGTCCGTGCCACTCGGGATTTATTAGTTTCACTTCCGTAGTCGGCCTCCAATTCTTTCTTAATGTTCTCAAGCGGCATCTTGTGCCTGTCGGCACCCGGCCATCAAAGGCCGGGCTACCCAATTTCTGCTAACAGCTAAACGCTAATAGCTAACAGCTTCTGAAAAAAATCGGACGCGCGCCCGGCAGTTTTGCCGCGGCAACATCCGCCGCATGGGGATAACGCAGTCAAGTGACTGCTCCCACCGGCGGGGCGAACAGAGGCGGTGCGCACCGTGTGTTCCTCTACTCAAGGAAAGATGGTTGCGCGGTCCTAAACTTCGGGTGCCGGGGTGCGTCTCGCCCCCGCAGTGTGCGGCTCGTTACCTCATTGCATCGATTCCAGCCGTCGACTGTCACGGGAGCGAGCTGTGCAAGGACAATGCGAGCGTTCCGATGCGGGGGCGACACGCCCCCGGCACACGCGCATTCACTCATGCGCGGAGGTCGAAGTTCACCTTGGCGTTTGCGAATCGTTTTTCGTCGAGCCTTAGACCGAAGCCCGGGGCGTCGGGGACGGTGATGTGGCCGTCTTTAATTTCGTAGCCGTCGGCGATGAGCAAATCAGACGACAGCGGGTCGTGCTCCGCTCGATAAAAGTTGGGGAGCACGAGGCCGACGTGAGCTTGCATATAGATCGAAAGCAGCGAACTCCAGTTGTGCGGGGCGATTTGAATGCCCGCAGGGGCGGCGAGGGCACTTTCGGCCATGATGCCTTCGATGCCGAGGCCGTACATATCTCCCTGAAGGACATCGACGGCCTTCGCCTCGACGAGTGGTCGAAATTGCTCGACGTGGGAAGTGCCTTCGCCGTCGGCGAGCAGCGTATTCAGACCTTCATCCTTAATGAACTCTTTCAGCGCGACACAGGGTTCGACTTTTTCCGGAAATGGTTCTTCCAGAAAATCGAGCTTGCAGTCGGCCGTCTCTTTTAAAAATCGGCGGGCGTGGTCGGGGCCGAAGGTGTTGTTGGCGTCGACGCCGATGCCGACTTTTTCGCCGGCATGTTCGCGGACGAGTTTAACGACTTCGATATCCCGCCGGTGCCCGGCTTCGCCCTTCATCCATTTGTGACCGCGGCCCACCTTCAATTTGAAGAAACGGTGTCCCATGTCGAGGCTGAGGTCGATCTCCTCGCGAAAGCGGTCCTGCCAGCGGTTGGCGTGCTTGGGGATGAGATCGCTGAAATAGATGGAGCCGTCATAAACCGGCGTGCGGTCCGACTTCGCATCACCCAGGAGTTGATAGACCGGTTTATTCAACAATCGGCCGAGCAGGTCCCACAGGATCATCGTCCGCGGCCCGAGCGGGCTCTCGATGCGTCGCGACGAGAGGTCGAAGTCGGCGAAAGGATTGGTGCCGACGATTTGGGCGAGGTCTTTCTCCGGTCGCCAGCATCTGCCGATCGCTTCGACGCCGACGTTGGTCCAGAGGCGGACCATTTTCTCGTAGGACTTGCGACCGTTCTCGCCACGGTTGGCGTTGCGACCGACGTACTTCGGCCGCGTCGTGTGCAAGTCGAAGCCGACGGCGCGGGTGATTTTAAGATCGGGCGGGATCTCCGCCGACGTGGCAAGTTTTCCCCACAGGCCTGCGGCGAGCAGTGAAGTCGTGAATTGTCGGCGATTCATGGCGGCTCAATGGGTGACGAGGACTCGGTCCGATGACGCTGTCACTTCCTAATTTGTTCAACATAAACTGATGCCGAACAAAGACCGATCGCGCGGCCGATCATGAGTTGAGGCACCTGCCAATATCATAAGGGGATTTTGATGCAAAATCGATTCGCGATACCACTGATACTGACGATCTGCCTGTTCGCGATCGGGGCCGGCGGCGTCAGTCACGGGCGGCTCAATGAGTTGCTCGATGAGCGGACCGTGCTCAATAAGCATTATAAAAAGCAGTTCATCGAAGACGCGGCAGGCTTCGCGATGGAAGAGAAATTGAAACTGTATGAGGGAAAGGTCGCCGACGCGTACCTCGAACTCATTGAGTACGCGAAGCAAAGCGATGATACGAAGCTGAAGAAGATCGTCTTGCGGATGGAGTATTACGACGAACTCCGCGGCTACGTGTGGGATGTCGATGCAGCGCAGGACGGGTTCGAAAGAGCCGCGGGGATGGCCGGTATTATCACTTATGAGCAGAAGCTCAAAGAACTCGAAAAGTGAGTCGAGGCGGTCGGTTCGTGAAACGGTTCCCGTACGATATGATGGACGATTCTACTCGACACAACGCCTGCCGGAGAACCGCCCGTGCTCGTACGCATGGAACTGAGCCGGATCATTATCAGCGAAATCAACGAGCAGCAGGTCATCACCCTCGATGAGGTTGATGGGGACCGCTCGTTTCCCATTTTGATCGGGATTTTCGAGGCAACCTGCATCGATCGACGGGTCAAGGGGGACGTCCCGCCGCGACCGCTGACGCATGACCTGATTCGCAATTCGATCGAAGAGATGGGGGGCGAAGTGCAGGATGTCGTGGTCAGCAGCCTGCTCGACCACACCTATTACGCGAACATTCGCGTCCGCAACGAAGGCGAACTGATCGAAATCGACAGCCGACCGAGTGATGCGATCGCTCTGGCCATGCACTTCGACCCGCCGCTGCCGATTTATGTGTCGGACGACGTGTTGTCGGAGGTGTCGTAAAGCGCTTGCGGACCCACGGGGCGGTGCTCGTGGGCTTTGGGATGTTTGAGCTTTGTGCGCGGCGCTTCAATGTGGGGGAGATACGTGGTACAGAAGGCTCGCGATTCTGAAACTTCACCCCGATCCGCTGCCGATGAACCGTAAGAGCCAACGCCCCGTCGACTATCTCCGGCTGTTCCCCTGGCTACGGCTGTTTCGAGCCTTCGGGTTGGCACTCGACCCGAAGAAGATGTTCCTCGGCGGAGTATCGTTGCTGCTGATCGTTCTGGGGCATTGGGGGATCGGTGCCCTCCTCCTGACGCCGGCTCAGCAGGGTTCCGATTCGCTACGAGATCTCACTGGCGCGAGTCAGTTCCTTGAACAACCCAGAACGGCTTTTCCGATCTCTGGAGTGAATCACGGGGTTGTGCGGATGTTACGCGGTGGTCGAACGTCGGAGATTTCCGGCCCGCAAACACTTCGGCTGGCTTTTCCCTACCTGTCGCTGCTGAAACCGGCGGCGGTGGCCGCGCTTCCCGGTCAGACGGGGCGGCAAAGGACGGCGGCAATACTGGGACTTTGCTGGTCGGTCCTGATTTGGACGCTGTTCGGATCGATCTTATGCCGCATGACCGCTCTCGAATTCGCAGCCGGCGGGGGCGTCGGCATTTTCAGCGGCAGCGGTTTCGGATTACGAAAATGGTTTGCAAATATCAGCGCGATCATTTTGCCGATTAGCGGTCTTGTTCTCGCCGCGTTGTTCTGTGCGGCGATCGGATTGCTCGCCAGAATTCCGGCAGCGGGTCCGTGGATCGCGGCCGTGCTCTATGGATTAGCAATGCTGGCAGGCGGTTTCTCGCTGCTCATCCTGTACGGGTTACTGCCCGGATGGCCGCTGATGGTCGCCACGATCAGCGTTGAAGGCAGTGATGCCTTTGACGGGTTTAGCCGAACTTACAGCTATCTTCTTGCTCGGCCTTGGCTGGCGATTTGGTGCGTGCTGGTCGCGCTGCTCTTCGGAATCATTTCACTCACTGTCGTTGAGTTGGCCGGGTCGGCACTGCTGTGGGTGACCGATCGCTTCGTGCTTGTCGGCGGCGGTTCGGCCGCTGAGCCGCTACTCACCCGCCACGAACCGTTCTACCAAGCCACGGACGGCAGCCCGACGACGTCACATCCGGCGGCCGGCTTTTGGTCGGGGCTCGTGCAATTTTTCGTCGCCGGGTACGGCGTCGCCTACTTCTGGTCAGCGGCAACGCTGATTTACTTCATCCTTCGCCGATCTGATGACGGCACCTACTTCGACGAAGTCTTTGTCGAAGACGAACCCGAAGACGAGGGCCTGCCACTTTCCGGCATCGCGGCGACAGATGTCGCAATGCCGGAACGATCGCACCACCCGACGGTTGAACGACCGGATGACAGCAACGTGTAGGAAGAGGGCAGAGGGCATCGGCGATTCGGAACGGCCCGGAAGCTCCTTGGCATGCTTTATATTGCAGAGGGAAACTCGGTGATTGAGTCCCTTGCTTGCGCTGCGGGCTCGTGTTTGGACTTGCAACTGAAGCGCCGCCGCGACTGAAACCCCGCTCATCACACTTCTGTGTTCCCACCTCGCGAGGCGCGAGCATATCCCCCACAATTTGCTGCCGCAGGCCCGAAAGGGCCGAAGGCCCCTGCCGCAGGCACAAAAAGGGCCTGTGGCCTCACCAGCGGAAGATGCCGGTGTTCCAGGTGAGGCCGGCTCCGAATCCGGACATGAGCAGGAGGTCGCCCGGTTCGATGAGGCCGGAGCGATAGGCTTCGTCCATGGCCAGGGGGATCGACGCCGCGGAGGTATTGCCGTAGCGGTCGAGGTTGCTCCAAACCTTTTCGGGTGGCACGCCGAACGGGTCCATCGCCGCTTTGAGGATGCGGGCGTTAGCCTGATGGAGCAGGTAGAGGCTGATCTCGTGCGGCGACAGTTCGGACTTTTCGAGAACGAGGTCGATCGTCTCGGTGACGGCTCGGACCGCCCATTTGAAGACGTTGCGACCGTCCATTTGAAGGAAGTGTTCTCCCGCCGCGACGGTTTCGGCCGTTGAGGGCTTGCGCGTGCCGCCGGAGACCATTTCGAGCAGCGGTCCGCCACTGCCATCGGCCCCGGCTTGATAGCAGACGAGTCCCTGTTCGGGTCCGCCGCGGGAGACGAGGACCGCACCGGCTCCGTCGCCGAACAGGGGTGCGGTGCGCTGGTCTTTCGCGTCGACGATCCGGCTGTTGACGTCGCCACCGATGACGAGCGCGAGGCGACTGTTGCCTGTGGCAACGAATTGCGATGCGGTCATCAGGGCGTACATGAATCCGCTGCACGCGGCCTGTACGTCGAACGCAGGGGCATCGAGACCGAGCCGATCTTGCACGAGGCAGGCGGTCGACGGGCAGCCCGAGTCGGGCGTGAATGTTCCGACAACGCACAGGTCGATCTCATCAGCGGTCACACCCGCGGCTTCCATCGCCCGTTTGGCGGCCTCGTAGCAGAGGTCACTGGTGGCTTGGTGCGGAAAGGCATACCGGCGTTCGAGAATTCCGCTGCGTCGCTCGATCCAACCCGGCTCAAAACCGTAGGACTGTTCGAGCTCGTGGTTCGTCACGACACGGTCCGGAACGTACGAGCCGGTCCCGACGATGCGAATGCCGGTGAGGCGATTCGTTCGGTCCGACCGACGAAACGTCTGCTCCGCCGCGGGCGAACGCGACTTAACGGCAACCGCGGCCTCTTTCCCCGTGGGAGAAGCGGCCGGGTAATGCGGCGAGTTCTCTTGCATATCTTCCTTACATCGCCGGAAGCTGCTCACTGGGGAGCAAATCCGCCACGACGACGCGGTTTTCGTCTCGGTCGACAGTTCAAACGCGACCGACGAGCGGGACGCGTCTGCGATCAGGCACCTTCATTCACGGCGCAAATCGGGCGGAGTATAAGGATTCCAGAGAACCGCGACTACCTAAGTTGACACGGTTTTCGTGCAGTCGGGTCGAAAGATGGCCCCGACAACCGAATCATTCGGAAAGATGATGCCTGAATCAAGGACGCAGGGGCAACGTGAACCCGTCTGAACCACATCTGATTCGCTTGCACGGACCGTGGGAGGTCACGGCCGGTCTCGATAATTCTCCGCAGCGCGTGCGGCTGCCCGACTCAATCGAGGTGCCCCAAAACGCCAATGTTGCGGTCTCGAGCCTGCATTTCAGCCGGGCGTTTGGGCTGCCGACGAATATCGATGCGAAAAGCGTTCGCCTGATCGTCGAAGAGATTGGCGGGCCGGGAACCCTCGACTTGAACGGCGAATGGCTCGCAAATGCAGATGCCGGGGACGATATCGCGATCGACGTCACGCCGATGCTGCGGTCACGAAATCGTATGACGCTGCGAATTCAGATTGAGGGTTGCCAATCAATCACGCCGTTTCGCGCGGTCCGGCTCGAAATCACGTAAATCGGATTAGGCGACCTGTTCGTTCGTGGCTGTCCAATGCAGCATTGCCCTCAATTCGCCCGCAAGTTCTCCGCGACGACGGGTTTCAATCCTCGCCCCGAACGCGCGGCTGGATGATAATTTCGCCGTGACGGACTCCGATTCCGCGTCACAATCCAACTCGATGTGCGGTGCGGCCGGAAAAGCGGGTTGAAACGTGAGATGGATATATTGCACGCGCTCGCCCGGTTCGAACAGGACCACTTTCGAACCTCGCCCGCACAACGATCCGTCTGCCGATCGGCGCCACTCGGCTGTGCCGATCAGCGAGTGGTCGGTCTCGTCGAAGTCATCCCGCTCGTCCCCATATCCGGCTTCGACGGCGTCGCCATCGAGCGGCGATTGAGCGTCATCGCCCCCGGCGAGGGCCATCAGTCGCGACTCTAAATCTTGATCGACGTGCGAAGTCTTCTCGCTCGTTGCATCGCCATCATCACGTGCGACCGGCTCCAACGTTTTGGGGGAACGACGGCTCGCAGGCTGAATTGAAGCTTGGGGAATCGAGCCGAAGACATGGTCAACGACCCGCTTGCGATAGACGAAGCCTGCGGCTGCGGCCATGACCATCGCCGCCCCGCAACACCCGGCAGCCGAGACCGACCCGATAGCGGCCCCCAACAGCAAAGCCGAAAGCGTGGCAACACCCACACGCAACGCATCGATCGTTTTCGAACTCCGCTCACCGGTCGTCACGCCCGAGACCAGCCGCAGTGCGTGGGGAAGCGTCGCGATCAAAGCGGTCACCAACCCGCCGAGCAATAACGTCGATTCCGGCGCGGGTAGACGGGAATCGATCCCGCCGAGCAGAGCTCGGATCGTGATCGCCAAGACGGCCAGAATCATTGCAATCGCCGCCGTTACCGCGTGCAACCCGAGCAGCCGCCCGGCAAAATCAACAGGGGCACCCGGATCTGCATGAGATTCCGAGTGCCCCGAGTTGTCGTATCGCATTGTCATCGACGGGTCCGTCCGGCGATCGAATCAGGGTATCAGACGAGCGCCTCGGCCAGCGGTGCAGGCGCACCATCAAGGCCGGCGGCTTCTCGCAAGGCGGCGGCCTTGTTGGTCGCTTCCCAAGAGAATTCCGGCTCCGATCGGCCGAAGTGGCCGCCGCTGGCGGTCTTGCGGAAGATCGGCCGGCGCAGATCGAGCGTCTCGATGATGCCCTTGGGCGTCAGCTTGAAGTGCTCACGAACAAGTTCCGTCAGCTTGTCTTCAGAGACCTGAGCCGAGCCGTGCGTGTTGCAGTGAACGCTGACCGGATCGGCGACACCGATCGCGTAAGCGAGCTGCACTTCGCACTCTTTGGCGAGTCCGGCAGCGACGATGTTCTTCGCCACGTAGCGGGCCATGTAAGCCGCGGAGCGGTCGACCTTGGTCGAATCTTTGCCACTAAAAGCACCGCCGCCGTGACGGCCCCAGCCGCCGTAGGTGTCGACAATAATCTTCCGACCGGTCAGGCCCGCATCTCCGTGCGGACCGCCGATCACGAAGCGGCCGGTCGGGTTGATGTGATACTTGATCGCATCGCCAACGAACTGCTCCGGCAGCGACTTCTTGATCACGTCCTCGATCACGAATTCGCGAATCTCTTCGTTGGTCGCTGAGTCGGCGTGCTGCGTCGAAACGACCACGGCGTCGATTGCCTGCGGAACGTCGTTCTCGTCGTAACGAACGGTGACCTGACTTTTGCTGTCGGGCCGCAGCCAGTTGACTTCACCGGCAAAGCGGGCTTCGGCAAGGCGATTGATGATCCGATGCGACAGGGCGATCGGCAGCGGCATCAGTTCTTTGGTCTGCGTGCAGGCGTAGCCGAACATCAACCCCTGATCGCCGGCCCCTTCGCGATCAACACCCTGTGCGATGTCGCCGCTCTGGCTGTGCAGTTTGACGTCGACGGTGCAGCCGTCGGCGTCAAAGCCGATGTCATCGTGCGTGTAACCGATCGAGCGAACGACGTCGCGGGCGACCTGTTCGTAATCAACGTCCGCGTTCGCGGTGATCTCGCCGGCGAGGCAGAGAAAATCGGTCGTGCAAAGCGTTTCGCAGGCGACCCGGCTCATCGGGTCCTGAGCAAGCAGCGCATCGAGCACGCCGTCTGAAACCTGGTCCGACACCTTATCCGGGTGCCCCATGCTGACCGACTCGGAAGTAAACAAATAGTCGGACATACGTTCTCCTAAAATCTCAAAAAGCGAGCGTGTAACCATGACGCACCGTATCCGCGGCGCGCAGCGACTGCCGTAAGCGGCAGATTGTAGGGGGGACGAGTGTAGGCCACAACTGACTCTCAATCCCTCCCGAGCCAAGCGTACTCTCGGAACCGCCGATGCAGCCGCGACTGGAAAGGAGCGGACCGCGGAGTCGGTTTACATAATGCGAGGAGACGTTCACCCTGATCCGCTTACTGCCGTGCGCGGCTTCAGGCAGCCAAGCGTTGCTTGTTGATTGGACGAATCAAGTTGGTCACCAGCGTAACCGTTCGCTCCGTTGCTCCTCGGCCCTTCGCCACGACCTGGGCGGCTCGCTGCCCTCGCTCTGAGGCGGATTCGCGATCACAAAGCACCTCGGCAACCCGTTCGCGCAGTTCTGTTTCATCGGTCGCGAATTCGACCGCGTCGGCCATCTTCAGTTGCTCGACGACGTCGCGAAAGTTCTGCGTATTCGGGCCGAGGATCAACGGGACGCCGTAGGCGGCGGGTTCGATCATGTTCTGCCCGCCCCGCCCCGTCCCCGGCATGCTCCCGCCCACAAAGGCGATATCGGCCAACGCCCAACACGCCGAGAGTTCGCCCAACGTATCAAGCAACCTCACACAAGGCCCACTTCCACTAGCCCGACGCGCAAGCGAGGGATTCGCGGGGCAAGATTCAAGAACATCTTGCGACCCTTCGAGCGGAATCCCTTGCTTGCGCTGCGGGCTTGTGTTGGGGAGTGATGTCTCTTGCGGGGTGCCGGGGGCGTGTCGCCCCCGCAGGGATGAGTCCGCTTGCTCCTTGCACGGGTTTAATCCTGTCGCATCCCCATCATCGGCTGTCGCGGTTACGGGCGATGCAACGATTGGACGAGCCTCCAGATGCGGGGGCGACACGCCCCCGGCACCCGACTTCAGATTTGATCGACGTATCAAACCGAATCCTTTCGACGCGATCAGCGACGCCACTTCGTCGAAGCGTTCGCGATGGCGGGGGACGAGGATCAGTTTTAGATTAGGATACTCATCGAGCAGGTTGCGATAGGCACCCAGAATCATGCCCTCTTCGGGATCCTTCGTGCTGCCAGCGACCCAAACCGGTTCTTCCTTCACGAGATCAAAGACCTGCCGGAGCTCGTCGATCAACGGGTTCGAACGGTCGGGGGTGGCCCGGTCGAACTTGAGCGAACCGGTGACTTGGACCCGCTCTGCCAACACGCCCAATCGCCGGAAGTGCTCGGCATACTGCTCGGTCTGCGCCGCCACAAGAGAGAGCCGGCGCACGATCGGTTTGAGGATAAACCCGAGCCGTGAGTATCCGCGGAAGCTCTTCTCCCCCAGCCGGCC contains:
- a CDS encoding enolase C-terminal domain-like protein: MNRRQFTTSLLAAGLWGKLATSAEIPPDLKITRAVGFDLHTTRPKYVGRNANRGENGRKSYEKMVRLWTNVGVEAIGRCWRPEKDLAQIVGTNPFADFDLSSRRIESPLGPRTMILWDLLGRLLNKPVYQLLGDAKSDRTPVYDGSIYFSDLIPKHANRWQDRFREEIDLSLDMGHRFFKLKVGRGHKWMKGEAGHRRDIEVVKLVREHAGEKVGIGVDANNTFGPDHARRFLKETADCKLDFLEEPFPEKVEPCVALKEFIKDEGLNTLLADGEGTSHVEQFRPLVEAKAVDVLQGDMYGLGIEGIMAESALAAPAGIQIAPHNWSSLLSIYMQAHVGLVLPNFYRAEHDPLSSDLLIADGYEIKDGHITVPDAPGFGLRLDEKRFANAKVNFDLRA
- a CDS encoding bifunctional nuclease family protein; amino-acid sequence: MLVRMELSRIIISEINEQQVITLDEVDGDRSFPILIGIFEATCIDRRVKGDVPPRPLTHDLIRNSIEEMGGEVQDVVVSSLLDHTYYANIRVRNEGELIEIDSRPSDAIALAMHFDPPLPIYVSDDVLSEVS
- a CDS encoding 3-oxoacyl-ACP synthase III family protein, with the protein product MQENSPHYPAASPTGKEAAVAVKSRSPAAEQTFRRSDRTNRLTGIRIVGTGSYVPDRVVTNHELEQSYGFEPGWIERRSGILERRYAFPHQATSDLCYEAAKRAMEAAGVTADEIDLCVVGTFTPDSGCPSTACLVQDRLGLDAPAFDVQAACSGFMYALMTASQFVATGNSRLALVIGGDVNSRIVDAKDQRTAPLFGDGAGAVLVSRGGPEQGLVCYQAGADGSGGPLLEMVSGGTRKPSTAETVAAGEHFLQMDGRNVFKWAVRAVTETIDLVLEKSELSPHEISLYLLHQANARILKAAMDPFGVPPEKVWSNLDRYGNTSAASIPLAMDEAYRSGLIEPGDLLLMSGFGAGLTWNTGIFRW
- the metK gene encoding methionine adenosyltransferase, encoding MSDYLFTSESVSMGHPDKVSDQVSDGVLDALLAQDPMSRVACETLCTTDFLCLAGEITANADVDYEQVARDVVRSIGYTHDDIGFDADGCTVDVKLHSQSGDIAQGVDREGAGDQGLMFGYACTQTKELMPLPIALSHRIINRLAEARFAGEVNWLRPDSKSQVTVRYDENDVPQAIDAVVVSTQHADSATNEEIREFVIEDVIKKSLPEQFVGDAIKYHINPTGRFVIGGPHGDAGLTGRKIIVDTYGGWGRHGGGAFSGKDSTKVDRSAAYMARYVAKNIVAAGLAKECEVQLAYAIGVADPVSVHCNTHGSAQVSEDKLTELVREHFKLTPKGIIETLDLRRPIFRKTASGGHFGRSEPEFSWEATNKAAALREAAGLDGAPAPLAEALV
- a CDS encoding 3-deoxy-D-manno-octulosonic acid transferase, which codes for MPYLFNLAYLALLLAVSPMLAYRAVRQGKYRVGWGEKLFGRVPVRSGERPCLWIHAVSVGEVLLLPDLVERLRRERPNVEFVITTTTSTGRDVAVEKFPDDTVCFCPLDFSWAVNEAMLRIRPSALILSELELWPNLISIMADAGVPVAIVNGRLGEKSFRGYSRLGFILKPIVRRLSLVAAQTEQYAEHFRRLGVLAERVQVTGSLKFDRATPDRSNPLIDELRQVFDLVKEEPVWVAGSTKDPEEGMILGAYRNLLDEYPNLKLILVPRHRERFDEVASLIASKGFGLIRRSNLKSGAGGVSPPHLEARPIVASPVTATADDGDATGLNPCKEQADSSLRGRHAPGTPQETSLPNTSPQRKQGIPLEGSQDVLESCPANPSLARRASGSGPCVRLLDTLGELSACWALADIAFVGGSMPGTGRGGQNMIEPAAYGVPLILGPNTQNFRDVVEQLKMADAVEFATDETELRERVAEVLCDRESASERGQRAAQVVAKGRGATERTVTLVTNLIRPINKQRLAA